One segment of Panicum virgatum strain AP13 chromosome 1K, P.virgatum_v5, whole genome shotgun sequence DNA contains the following:
- the LOC120670541 gene encoding LOW QUALITY PROTEIN: FGGY carbohydrate kinase domain-containing protein-like (The sequence of the model RefSeq protein was modified relative to this genomic sequence to represent the inferred CDS: deleted 1 base in 1 codon), whose protein sequence is MEAATMSRGSSTSLFLGVDVGTGSARAGIFDQKGKLLGSVALSSPIQIWKEKDCIEQSSTDIWHAVCAAVKSACSLAGVAPEEVAGLGFAATCSLVAVDADGSPVSVSWSGDTRRNIIVWMDHRAVNQAERINACNSPVLQYCGGGVSPEMQAPKLLWVKENLQESWSMVCRWMDLSDWLAYRATGDDTRSLCTTVCKWTYLGHAHMEQWQESDSRDMEACGWDNVFWEEIGLGDLVEGNCAKIGRSVAFPGHPLGSGLTAAAAKELGLLPGTPVGTSLIDAHAGGVGVMESIPDEQFKADLPDEEAICHRMVLVCGTSTCHMAISKNKLFVPGVWGPFWSAMVPEFWLTEGGQSATGALLDYITENHVAAPLLSNRASSQSISIYELLNKMLLSMSHEQNSPFLSALTQDIHVLPDFHGNRSPMADPKSKGVIYGLTLDTSEKHLALMYLATIQGIAYGTRHIVEHCNAHGHKIDTLLACGGLAKNSVYIQEHADIIGCQIVLPRENEPVLLGAAVLGAVAGKKFPGVRDAMKALNAAGKVVNPSSDPRVKKYHDAKYQIFRSLYEQQLSHRSTMVQALQ, encoded by the exons ATGGAGGCTGCCACCATGTCCCGCGGCAGCTCCACTTCCTTATTCCTAGGCGTCGACGTCGGCACCGGCAGCGCTCGCGCTG GTATCTTTGATCAGAAGGGCAAGTTGCTGGGGTCAGTG GCACTGAGCAGTCCTATACAGATATGGAAGGAGAAAGACTGTATTGAG CAATCGTCGACGGATATCTGGCATGCAGTCTGTGCTGCAGTGAAATCTGCTTGCTCACTGGCAGGTGTTGCTCCTGAGGAAGTTGCCGGCCTTGGTTTCGCCGCTACTTGCTCCCTTG TTGCTGTTGATGCTGATGGTTCCCCTGTGTCGGTTTCTTGGAGTGGTGATACACGGAGGAATATCATTGTGTGGATGGACCATAGAGCTGTGAACCAGGCAGAGCGAATCAATGCTTGCAATTCACCAGTACTGCAATACTGTGGTGGTGGCGTTTCCCCAGAAATGCAGGCTCCAAAG CTCCTATGGGTGAAGGAAAATCTGCAAGAGTCTTGGTCTATGGTTTGTAGGTGGATGGACCTCAGTGACTGGTTAGCATATAG aGCAACAGGTGACGACACCCGAAGCTTATGCACAACTGTCTGCAAATGGACATATCTTGGACATGCACACATGGAACAGTGGCAAGAATCCGATTCACGTGATATGGAGGCATGTGGATGGGACAATGTTTTTTGGGAAGAAATAGGGTTGGGAGACCTTGTCGAAGGAAATTGTGCAAAAATAG GACGCAGTGTTGCTTTTCCTGGTCATCCTCTTGGTTCTGGTTTGACAGCTGCTGCTGCAAAG GAATTGGGCTTGCTTCCTGGTACGCCTGTTGGAACTTCGCTTATTGATGCTCATGCTGGTGGAGTTGGAGTCATGGAAAGCATACCGGATGAACAATTTAAAGCTGATT TGCCTGATGAAGAAGCAATATGCCATCGGATGGTATTGGTCTGTGGGACATCTACATGCCATATGGCTATCTCAAAGAACAAATTATTTGTTCCTGGTGTCTGGGGACCATTTTGGTCTG CAATGGTACCTGAGTTTTGGCTCACAGAAGGTGGCCAAAGTGCAACTGGTGCTCTACTTGATTACATTACTGAAAACCATGTTgctgctcctcttctttctaATCGTGCTTCTTCTCAAA GTATATCCATATATGAACTACTGAACAAGATGTTGCTTTCAATGTCTCATGAACAAAATAGCCCTTTTCTTTCAGCATTGACTCAAGACATCCATGTCCTTCCAGATTTTCATGGAAATCG GTCTCCCATGGCTGATCCAAAATCCAAAGGGGTGATTTATGGCCTGACACTCGATACAAGCGAGAAGCATTTGGCTCTTATGTACCTAGCAACCATTCAGGGCATTGCTTACGGTACTCGTCATATCGTGGAGCACTGTAATGCTCATGGACACAAG ATCGACACTCTTCTTGCCTGTGGCGGACTTGCAAAGAACTCTGTTTATATCCAAGAACACGCAGATATCATCG GATGCCAAATAGTACTTCCTAGAGAGAACGAGCCTGTGCTTTTGGGCGCTGCTGTTCTTGGTGCTGTTGCTGGCAAGAAGTTTCCTGGTGTTCGTGATGCAATGAAAGCGCTTAACGCAGCAGGGAAG GTTGTAAATCCGTCGTCAGATCCTAGAGTGAAGAAATACCACGACGCAAAATATCAGATATTCAGGTCCCTGTATGAGCAACAGCTCTCTCATCGCTCAACCATGGTGCAAGCATTGCAGTAG
- the LOC120670467 gene encoding CASP-like protein 2C4, with translation MAAGVAALPSARAEYVLRGACAAMAAAGALLLGLSAQTKTVLFVQKKAVPKDVQALWVLIVAASSAAGYHVVQLARCLFTARLAAAGAGSRRLSRGIACVSFLLDKGCAYMVFATTMAALQACFVGLVGVDALQWSKLCNIYTRFCEQAAAGMVCSMLAAVGMAVLAAFSARQLFRCPAGDLGWNGSQGSSSEL, from the exons ATGGCagccggggtggcggcgctgccgtCGGCGAGGGCGGAGTACGTGCTGcggggcgcgtgcgcggcgatggcggcggcgggggcgctgcTGCTGGGGCTCAGCGCGCAGACCAAGACCGTGCTCTTCGTCCAGAAGAAAGCCGTCCCCAAGGACGTCCAGGCGCTCTG GGTGCTGATCGTGGCGGCGTCGTCCGCGGCGGGGTACCACGTCGTCCAGCTCGCCCGGTGCCTCTTCacggcccgcctcgccgccgctggcgccggcAGCCGGCGCCTCAGCCGAGGGATCGCGTGCGTCTCTTTCCTCCTCGACAAG GGATGCGCGTACATGGTGTTcgcgacgacgatggcggcgctGCAGGCGTGCTTCGTGGGGCTCGTCGGCGTGGACGCCCTGCAGTGGAGCAAGCTCTGCAACATCTACACCCGCTTCTGCGAGCAGGCCGCCGCGGGGATGGTCTGCAGCATGCTCGCCGCGGTGGGCATGGCCGTCCTCGCGGCCTTCTCCGCGCGCCAACTCTTCCGCTGCCCCGCCGGCGATCTGGGGTGGAACGGATCGCAGGGAAGCTCCAGCGAGCTCTGA